Sequence from the Paenibacillus riograndensis SBR5 genome:
GGAATCACTTGTGCAGCAGGGGGCTGGGAGGATGGCGGACAGTGAAGGTGCGGGAAACTGCGATGGTGCGGAGACCAGAGATGGTGCGGACAGCAGCGACAGTGCGGGGAAGGGTGAACCTGTGACTGGGAGCGATGCGCCAGCAGCCCAAGGATCTGCTGGTTCTCCGGGAACGGTCATTGAGGATTCCGGTTCCTTCGTAATGGCGCTGCAAAAAACAGCGGCAGCTCCTGCAGCAAGCTTAAGGCAGGAGGATATTGCTGTGCTGTTGGAGCACTCATGCAGCATTCCCGGGCAGGGTACAGGGCTCATATCCACTCCGGCTTATCAGCATAGCCGCAGCTGGATGCTGCTGGCTGACTTCGTGCTGGCTTCGCTGCCTGCTTCGGCTGCCAGCAGTCCTGCGGCCGGCAAAGCGCGTCAGCTGCTCCCGCTTCCCCGGATGACGGACTAGAGAGGGCAGGTGACCGCTGATGTCTATCCCTGATCTATCGCTGTGCATGATTGTCAAGAATGAGGCACAGCATCTGGAGCGCTGCCTGTCCTCGGTTGCAGGACTGGTGTCGGAGATCATTATTGCCGACACCGGATCGACGGACAACAGTGTGGAGATTGCCCTGAGCTTCGGAGCACGGGTGCTCGAAATTTCCTGGGAAGGGGATTTTGCCCTCGCCCGCAATCTGACATTGCGGCAGGCTACCTGTTCCTGGATTCTGGTTCTTGACGCCGACGAGGCAGTGAGCGGATGGCCGGCCGACGCTCTGAACGTGCTGCTCGGCGCAGAGCATGTGCACGGCTACTTCCTGCCTTTTATCCACTATGTAGGGGATGCTGCCAATGGAGAATATGTGACAGACAACGTCTGCAGGCTGTTCCGTAACGATGAACGCATTAAGTTCCGGGGAACTATTCATGAGGAAGCCGCAAGCAGCATCTGGGCCCTGGCCGGCGGAAAAATCGCGTACGCAGCGCTGCCTGTCCGGCATTACGGCTACCTGGAGGATGAGCTGAGGCGCAAAGACAAATCTGCCCGCAATCTGAAATTGATCCATGAAGCGCTGCGGCATGATCCGGCGAGCCTCCCCCTGCAGTATGCGCTGGGAACCGAATATTACCAGCTGGGAGAGTATGGAACTGCTGCTGATGTTCTGCTGCCGCTCCTGAAGTCTGCCCCTGCGGACCCCGGTTATTTTGCCGATATCTATTTGAAGACGGCCTATGCCCTGCAATCCAGCGGACGCCCAGAAGAAGCCAAGGCAGTATATAAGGAAGGGCTCCGCTTATTCCCTGATTTCACAGATTTGCTGGAAAGCTGCGCGGCTCTGCTGCTGGAAGAAGGACAATTGCTGGAGCCTTACCATCTGCTGCAAAAAGCGCTGGAAAGCGGAGACACCTCGCAGCACTATCCTTCCTCCTCCGGCAGCGGGACCAGCCGGACCAGCCTGCTGATGGGCCAGGTCTGCGAGAGGCTGCTCCGCTATGAGGAGGCGGCAGATTATTGGGAGCAGGCCATTGGCTTTGATCCTTCCTGCGCCGCGGCTTGGGCAGAGCTTGTTCCCCTCTGCCTGCTGGCTGGAGGTGAGCACCGCCTGACCGCCTTAACCCGGCGGATACTTCAGGCCTTGCCGCCGGACTTGCTGGGCAGATGCGTGCCTGCCGCCCTGAATGCCCATGCCTGGGCATGGCTGCAAGTGTTGTCCACTGCACCGCAGCTCCCGGCTTCGGTGCAGTCCGTGCTGCGGGTGCTGCCGGAGTTGTCCCGGCAGCACCCGCAGGCGCTTGATGCAGCAGCGGCTCTGCCGGAGCTGCTGCGTGAAGGCCCGGAGCAGCCGTCGATACACGGCTATCTCTGGGCCTGGTCCTGCCGCACCGGCGACGCCGCAGCGGCAGGGCAATGGCTTGCCAGCCTGGCTGCTTCCAGGCCAGGTTTGGCGGCGGTCCACCACCGGATATGGGAGGAATCCGGTGGCGGACGGGCAGCGGCGCAGCAGCGCCATCCTCCGGGCGGTCCGGCTGCAATGCCGCCATGCTATGCGGATCATCCGGGCAGTCCGGCTGCGGTGCCCTTGGCCTTCCCGGACCTGTCTTACGCAGCGCAGCTGTTGCTTCAGACGGGAGCCTGGAGCAGCCTTCTGAGGCTCTACAGGAATACGTCCCCCGCTGTTTTCCAGTGGTGCCGCCTGCCTCAGCCGCTGCTGCGCGGGCTGATACAGGCGCCTGTTCCCTTCAGGGAACAGTGGTGCTCGATCTACAGCAGCCATGCGCAGCAATCCGGCGGTGCAGCTGGCAGCCCGGCCGAATGGCTGCTCTATGCGGCCATAGCTGCTTCCTGTGGAAGGGTGCCGCAGCTTAATCCGGCAGCCGAAAACGCGCTGCGCCAATCGGGAAGCGCAGCCGCAGCCGGCGGCCTCAGCTACCATAAGCTGCTGCTGGCGGCAGAGGCTTTTCCGGATAGCGGGCTACAGGGGAGAATACCTTGGTTGCTGCTTGTAAGAACAGCGCTTCGGGACGGCTTGTAAAATGCGAGAAGTGAGTGAATGAGTGAATGAGAATGCGTATAGTCCATAAAGTGCGTAAAGATATGAGAAGCGCTAGTGTGCAAAAAGGGCAGGAAATGCGAAAATAGCCCGAGGAGTATATTCAATTCCCAGTGCAGACATCTCAGATTGCAGAATGTACAATAGAATGTTAGTGAATCAACTCTGTAAAGGATTCAATTGCACTTCATGCAATAGAAATCGGCTAATTCGGTGATTTAAAGGGTTTCTGCTGAATTCTACTGCACAAAGTACAATGAACCGGGTTAATCCCCCTCAATTTTGACAATTCTGTTGTACAAAATGCAGTCGAATTTCAAGCTATTCCATTCAAGCTACTACCAGTATCCAATCGCTATTCCGGTCTGCCAAGTCTCCGCCGCTCCTGCCACTCCACTAAACGGGGATTTTCATCCAAAATGGAGGCGTACTGTTCCAGGCTGCCCCATTTTCCCTCGGGGTCCAGCTCCATATAGCGGTCATATTTTTCGCGGAGGGCTTCGGGCGGCAGCGCCCAGCCGTAGTGCTTCACGCGCAGCTCGGTCAGGAACCCCGGCAGGACGGCGTAGGACAGCGGCAGACGGGGAACATGATGATCCATTTGAGGTGTAAAATAATAAAACTGCGGCAGATAACGGACCAGCGTCCGGGTGTGCTTGGTATGGATGTTCCAGTGTTCGTCTTCCCGGTAATGTGTGGTGCCGCCCCAGAAGTCATACAGCCGGAAGGCCACCCAATCGTACACATCCTGATCTATCAGGCGGCGCATTTCCCGCTTGGCCTCTTCTTCATAGAATTCGTCGGCATCCACGGACAGCAGCCAGTCCGGGTCCGTCGACACCGCCAGTTCCCACAGGATCCGCCGCAGCTCCCACTCCCGGTTGAACCGTGATCCTTCCAGCGTCACCAGCTTTGTCACTTTGGCAAAAGATTCACACAGACGTACCGTGCCATCCGTGCTGGCGTCATCCACGATGACGATATCGTCCACAAAACCGCTCAGCTCCTCCAGCACCTGTTCCAGATAGCGTCCGCTTTCATTGCGCACCTGCATCATGGCGGTCAGGCGGTTCCCTGAGGTTTTGCGCAGCGGTCTCCCCTTGTTGATCATCGGTCCTCCCCCTTTAACCGGCCTACCGCTTCCTCCAGGTCAGCCATCTCTGCGAATAATGTGCGGGCTTCCCCGCCGGCTCCTGCCACCCGCAGGAAGCTGCGGATCGCCGCATGTCTTCTGCCATGCAGCAGATGCAGCGTCCCTTCAATAACCGGGAGCTGAATGCCGCCGTATACGGGAATCTCCGTACCGGCCAGCAGCACCGCGCTTGCGGGGTGCGTCGCGCTGATTGGCAGCACTGCGCCGTCCGGCAGCGGAATATTCCCCGCGTCGCTGCCGCTGAGCCCGGATTCACGCTGGAGCTGCAGCGCTTTGTCCCACTGAAAGGAGGTGATGTAATTCTGCAGCAGCAGCGGCTGCGCTTCGGGACAGGACAAGTTCTCCAGAATCCGGACAGCCTCAGCGATGTCCTCGTTCACACGGTAAATTTCCGCCTGAAGCAGTTCAGATTGCCCGTTGTCCAGCCACTGCCGCATCTGCATGGCTGTCTTTCTCTCTTCCTCGGTAAACGCTGTGATTTCATACTGGGCGACGGCAAGCTCCAGATTGCTCTTCTTGGCTTCAATCGCCGAAAAAAAACGGTAATGGGAGTGCAGGCAATCGGTATAATCATGGAGCAGCATGAGTTCAAAAGATCTTGCCAGATAACGCCCGGCGGCTTCATCTCCCAGCAAATACAAATACGTGGCAGCCAAATAATGTACCGTCGGCTGGACAGGCATCTTCCCGCACATGGACACGTAGAAATCCGCT
This genomic interval carries:
- a CDS encoding tetratricopeptide repeat-containing glycosyltransferase family 2 protein, with translation MSIPDLSLCMIVKNEAQHLERCLSSVAGLVSEIIIADTGSTDNSVEIALSFGARVLEISWEGDFALARNLTLRQATCSWILVLDADEAVSGWPADALNVLLGAEHVHGYFLPFIHYVGDAANGEYVTDNVCRLFRNDERIKFRGTIHEEAASSIWALAGGKIAYAALPVRHYGYLEDELRRKDKSARNLKLIHEALRHDPASLPLQYALGTEYYQLGEYGTAADVLLPLLKSAPADPGYFADIYLKTAYALQSSGRPEEAKAVYKEGLRLFPDFTDLLESCAALLLEEGQLLEPYHLLQKALESGDTSQHYPSSSGSGTSRTSLLMGQVCERLLRYEEAADYWEQAIGFDPSCAAAWAELVPLCLLAGGEHRLTALTRRILQALPPDLLGRCVPAALNAHAWAWLQVLSTAPQLPASVQSVLRVLPELSRQHPQALDAAAALPELLREGPEQPSIHGYLWAWSCRTGDAAAAGQWLASLAASRPGLAAVHHRIWEESGGGRAAAQQRHPPGGPAAMPPCYADHPGSPAAVPLAFPDLSYAAQLLLQTGAWSSLLRLYRNTSPAVFQWCRLPQPLLRGLIQAPVPFREQWCSIYSSHAQQSGGAAGSPAEWLLYAAIAASCGRVPQLNPAAENALRQSGSAAAAGGLSYHKLLLAAEAFPDSGLQGRIPWLLLVRTALRDGL
- a CDS encoding glycosyltransferase, producing MINKGRPLRKTSGNRLTAMMQVRNESGRYLEQVLEELSGFVDDIVIVDDASTDGTVRLCESFAKVTKLVTLEGSRFNREWELRRILWELAVSTDPDWLLSVDADEFYEEEAKREMRRLIDQDVYDWVAFRLYDFWGGTTHYREDEHWNIHTKHTRTLVRYLPQFYYFTPQMDHHVPRLPLSYAVLPGFLTELRVKHYGWALPPEALREKYDRYMELDPEGKWGSLEQYASILDENPRLVEWQERRRLGRPE